In Chloroflexota bacterium, one DNA window encodes the following:
- a CDS encoding acetylxylan esterase has translation MHFDMPLEQLREYRPDRNEPADFDQFWQSTLAAARQYPLNASFEPYDMGLPLIEAYDVTFNGYGGQPIKGWFLLPRNTTKPIPCVVEYIGYGGGRGLAIDWLLWPTAGYAVFAMDNRGQGSNWRTGDTPDTEIEGGNPQIPGFMTRGVLNPQTYYYRRLFTDAVRAIEAARSHPLVDAGKVALAGGSQGGGISLAAAGLQPDVAAVLPDVPFLCHYRRATTMVDTYPYAEVAQYCARHRTKIEQVFNTLDYFDGMQFAARATCPTLFSVGLMDDVCPPSTVFAAYNHYAGPKEITVWQFNRHEGGENFQTLEKLKFLAKLWGNEERTA, from the coding sequence ATGCATTTTGATATGCCCTTAGAACAACTGCGCGAATATCGGCCTGATCGCAACGAGCCAGCCGATTTTGACCAATTTTGGCAAAGCACTTTAGCCGCTGCCCGCCAATATCCATTAAACGCCAGCTTTGAGCCTTACGATATGGGCTTGCCCTTGATCGAAGCCTACGATGTGACCTTCAACGGCTATGGTGGGCAGCCAATTAAGGGTTGGTTCTTGCTGCCACGCAATACCACCAAGCCAATTCCCTGTGTGGTTGAATATATTGGCTATGGCGGCGGGCGTGGTTTGGCGATCGATTGGCTGCTGTGGCCAACCGCAGGCTATGCCGTCTTCGCCATGGATAATCGCGGCCAAGGCTCGAATTGGCGCACTGGCGATACACCTGACACCGAAATTGAGGGTGGCAATCCCCAAATTCCTGGCTTTATGACCCGCGGCGTACTCAACCCACAAACCTACTACTACCGCCGCTTGTTCACCGATGCGGTGCGGGCAATCGAGGCCGCTCGTTCACATCCCTTGGTGGATGCTGGCAAAGTGGCTTTGGCAGGTGGCAGTCAAGGTGGCGGCATCTCGCTGGCAGCGGCTGGCTTGCAACCAGATGTTGCGGCAGTGCTGCCCGATGTGCCATTTTTATGTCACTATCGCCGTGCCACCACCATGGTTGATACCTACCCATATGCCGAAGTGGCCCAATATTGCGCCCGCCATCGCACCAAAATCGAGCAAGTATTCAACACCTTAGATTATTTCGATGGCATGCAATTCGCTGCTCGTGCTACCTGCCCAACCCTTTTCTCGGTTGGCTTGATGGATGATGTTTGTCCGCCATCGACCGTTTTTGCTGCTTACAACCATTATGCAGGGCCAAAAGAGATCACGGTTTGGCAATTCAATCGCCATGAAGGCGGCGAGAACTTCCAAACCTTGGAAAAACTCAAATTCCTTGCCAAACTGTGGGGCAACGAGGAACGCACTGCATGA
- a CDS encoding glycoside hydrolase family 2 protein, with product MQKLALQQAWQAKQRDPQRTVFADSTSSEGWMAAPVPGTIYEALIAAERIPDPFDGLNELAVQWVAEVDWLYRCDFELTAEQANQPAALHFAGLDTIATVWLNGQEVLNSDNMFVPQRVVVSNQIHVGANQLLIEFRSALKHGHALQAKMGQLGVWNGDPSRLYLRKAQYHYGWDWGPALLTAGPWLPITLELGATRLSDLACPISVADDCSTAVFAVTATVADAQADTAVLIQLWNPAGELIAEEQQLVVAGNVQHSITLDQPNLWWPHGYGQQHRYRLAVKVFTGQTVLDQKELQLGVRRVRLVQEPLLDETGETFLFEINNVPMFSGGANWIPADLLTNRVSNEHYRRLLQAAVDSHMLMIRIWGGGIYEVDHFYDLCDQLGLLVWQDFMFACGMYPAHPAFLASVEAEAIAQVQRLRHHPSIVLWCGNNEDYQIAQTFKAYDHSFQGDFTKTSFPAREIYERLLPKVCANYDPTTIYWPGSPYGGADVYDKTRGDRHTWDVWHSTMAPYQDYPKYEGRFVSEFGMESCAALPTLLSVIPEHERYPQSRTVEHHNKSEGGARRLAVYLNDTLRFENTLESYVYATQLMQAEALAAAYRGWRRRWGGAGRYAVAGALVWQLNDCWPVISWAIIDSALRKKPAIYSIGRELAPISAGLQRNGATIEAWVVNGTIESKLATIQLTGYDLQGRLLFEQTIECELAANQANPISSLNLDLTEQSVVGMQVLIDGVVVARASAWPEPFKYLPAYDPQISVTRLADDWLEISSQRPAKGVWLQTAAEINWSDNLLDLLPNQPQRIQAYGLGQQPIDIKWLHWDQERT from the coding sequence ATGCAAAAGCTCGCATTGCAGCAGGCATGGCAGGCCAAACAACGTGATCCACAACGCACTGTGTTCGCTGATAGTACGAGTAGCGAAGGCTGGATGGCAGCGCCTGTGCCTGGAACAATTTACGAAGCCTTGATCGCCGCCGAGCGCATTCCCGATCCCTTCGATGGCTTGAATGAGCTGGCGGTGCAATGGGTAGCTGAGGTCGATTGGCTCTATCGTTGTGATTTTGAATTAACCGCTGAGCAAGCCAACCAACCAGCCGCCTTGCACTTCGCAGGCTTGGATACGATCGCCACGGTTTGGCTTAATGGTCAAGAAGTATTAAACAGCGACAATATGTTTGTGCCGCAACGAGTAGTGGTCAGTAACCAAATCCACGTTGGCGCAAATCAATTGCTGATCGAATTTCGCTCGGCGTTAAAGCATGGCCATGCCTTGCAAGCCAAAATGGGCCAACTCGGGGTGTGGAACGGCGATCCCAGCCGTTTGTATCTGCGCAAAGCCCAATATCATTATGGCTGGGATTGGGGTCCAGCCCTGTTGACGGCTGGTCCGTGGCTGCCCATCACCCTTGAATTGGGCGCAACTCGTTTGAGCGATCTGGCTTGTCCAATCAGCGTAGCTGATGATTGTAGCACGGCGGTTTTTGCTGTAACTGCAACCGTTGCGGATGCGCAAGCCGATACTGCGGTGCTGATTCAATTATGGAATCCAGCAGGCGAGTTAATCGCTGAAGAACAACAATTGGTTGTTGCTGGCAATGTCCAACATTCAATCACGCTTGATCAGCCAAACTTATGGTGGCCACATGGCTATGGTCAACAACATCGCTATCGCTTGGCAGTCAAGGTCTTTACTGGGCAAACGGTGCTCGATCAAAAAGAATTACAGCTTGGCGTGCGGCGTGTGCGCTTGGTGCAAGAGCCATTGCTCGATGAAACAGGCGAAACATTTTTGTTTGAAATTAACAATGTGCCAATGTTTAGCGGCGGAGCCAATTGGATTCCCGCCGATCTGCTGACCAATCGTGTAAGCAACGAGCACTATCGCCGCTTGTTGCAGGCAGCGGTTGATAGCCATATGTTGATGATTCGGATTTGGGGCGGCGGAATCTACGAAGTTGATCATTTTTACGATCTTTGCGATCAGCTAGGTTTATTGGTTTGGCAAGATTTTATGTTTGCCTGCGGCATGTATCCCGCTCATCCAGCATTTTTGGCCAGCGTTGAGGCCGAGGCAATTGCCCAAGTTCAGCGCTTGCGCCATCATCCCTCGATTGTGCTGTGGTGTGGCAACAACGAAGATTACCAAATTGCCCAAACTTTCAAAGCTTATGATCATAGTTTTCAGGGCGATTTCACCAAAACCAGCTTTCCAGCCCGCGAAATTTACGAACGCTTGTTGCCCAAAGTCTGTGCCAATTACGATCCGACCACAATTTATTGGCCTGGCAGCCCGTATGGCGGAGCCGATGTCTATGATAAAACCCGTGGCGACCGCCATACCTGGGATGTTTGGCATAGCACGATGGCTCCCTACCAAGATTATCCTAAATACGAAGGGCGTTTTGTCAGCGAGTTTGGAATGGAATCATGTGCAGCGTTGCCAACCTTGCTGAGCGTCATTCCTGAGCATGAGCGCTATCCCCAAAGCCGCACGGTCGAGCACCACAACAAATCGGAGGGTGGCGCACGCCGTTTGGCGGTGTATCTCAACGATACCTTGCGCTTTGAAAACACCCTCGAATCGTATGTGTATGCCACGCAATTGATGCAGGCCGAGGCTTTGGCGGCAGCCTATCGCGGCTGGCGACGACGTTGGGGCGGCGCAGGCCGCTATGCAGTGGCAGGAGCTTTAGTTTGGCAACTTAACGATTGTTGGCCAGTGATTAGTTGGGCCATTATCGATTCGGCCTTGCGCAAGAAACCCGCCATCTATAGCATTGGCCGCGAGCTAGCACCAATCAGCGCTGGATTACAGCGCAATGGCGCAACAATCGAGGCTTGGGTGGTCAATGGCACAATTGAATCAAAACTGGCAACGATTCAATTAACTGGCTACGATTTGCAAGGCAGATTACTTTTTGAGCAAACCATTGAATGTGAATTAGCTGCCAATCAAGCCAACCCGATTTCCAGCCTCAACCTAGACTTGACCGAACAAAGCGTGGTTGGCATGCAAGTCTTGATTGATGGAGTGGTTGTGGCGAGAGCCAGCGCATGGCCCGAGCCATTCAAATATCTCCCAGCCTATGATCCGCAAATTAGCGTCACCCGACTTGCCGACGATTGGCTAGAAATCAGCAGTCAACGCCCGGCCAAAGGGGTTTGGCTACAAACTGCGGCTGAAATCAATTGGAGCGATAATCTGCTTGATCTGTTGCCCAACCAACCGCAACGAATTCAAGCGTATGGCTTAGGCCAACAGCCAATTGACATCAAGTGGCTACATTGGGATCAAGAAAGAACATAG
- a CDS encoding class I mannose-6-phosphate isomerase has protein sequence MSVIELYPLLTQARYVEPIWGGPQLARWLHLPEAEQSKLGEVWQVYDQNLIVNGALAGQSLAQVTSQFGAALVGTTTSERYGNDFPLLLKFIAAAQPLSVQVHPDDEYAHSREAATGFHGKTEAWYILEAENGAEVVHGFREATNRQACEAALATNTLPDLLRQVAVQAGDLVFVPAKTIHAINPGVVLFEIQQKSDLTYRVYDYDRRDAATGLPRQLHLEQAFEVLDFAATAPALVTPTKLNAEVRLLVRCPFFSLEHWQLNRIQALSTSVTSFDCWTVINGACSLVWDTGSLDLSHGMSVIVPAQLGQYQLYPEPSAELLRAYV, from the coding sequence ATGAGCGTGATCGAGCTCTATCCGTTGCTGACCCAAGCACGCTATGTCGAGCCAATTTGGGGTGGTCCCCAATTGGCTCGCTGGCTGCACTTGCCCGAAGCCGAGCAAAGCAAGCTGGGCGAAGTTTGGCAGGTCTACGATCAAAATCTGATCGTCAATGGCGCGTTGGCTGGCCAAAGTTTAGCCCAAGTTACCAGCCAATTTGGGGCGGCCTTGGTTGGCACAACCACCAGCGAACGCTATGGCAACGATTTTCCGTTGTTGTTGAAATTCATCGCCGCTGCCCAACCGCTCTCGGTGCAGGTGCATCCCGACGATGAGTACGCCCACAGCCGCGAGGCCGCCACCGGATTTCACGGCAAAACCGAGGCTTGGTACATTCTCGAAGCTGAAAACGGAGCCGAGGTTGTGCATGGCTTTCGCGAGGCAACCAATCGCCAAGCCTGCGAAGCGGCCTTAGCCACCAATACATTGCCCGATTTATTACGTCAAGTCGCAGTACAAGCAGGCGATTTGGTATTTGTGCCAGCCAAAACGATTCATGCGATCAATCCTGGGGTGGTGCTGTTCGAAATTCAGCAAAAATCAGATCTGACCTATCGGGTTTACGATTACGATCGGCGTGATGCTGCCACAGGCTTGCCGCGCCAACTGCATCTTGAGCAAGCTTTCGAAGTGTTGGATTTTGCGGCAACCGCGCCAGCCTTAGTAACACCAACCAAACTGAATGCTGAGGTACGTTTGCTGGTACGTTGTCCATTTTTCAGCTTGGAGCACTGGCAACTCAACCGCATCCAAGCACTGAGCACCTCGGTAACCAGTTTCGATTGTTGGACGGTGATCAATGGCGCTTGTAGTTTGGTTTGGGACACAGGCAGCCTTGATCTTAGCCATGGCATGTCGGTGATTGTGCCTGCTCAATTAGGCCAATACCAACTCTACCCTGAACCAAGCGCCGAATTGCTTCGGGCGTATGTGTAG
- a CDS encoding AGE family epimerase/isomerase, with protein MANLVDGGFDHGLREIWQAQFRDEVLGNILPFWANHTLDHEHGGFYGGLTNDLTIHNEFPRSAVLCGRILWTFACAYRMLGDPRDLAVAEYAYAYLKQAFWDQTYGGLYWSIDANGQPLADHKQTYAQSFAIYGLAEYVRATGDQSALELAQTLFHLIENHAFDAVYGGYIEGCDRVWQPLGDSRLSKLEPEARKTMNTMLHMMEAYANLVRVWDVADVRQQLASLIEACCEHIIDPVQGRFHLFFDDQWNHHEHGISYGHDIEGSWLLMEAAHVLGDARLIAKTETLALGMADAVYRNGRHADGSIIHERAPDGSINLERHWWPQAEAVVGFYNAYQATGKPEFAQAAYDSWSFIQRYFIDHDHGDWFKILDAQNQPLGAIPKVGPWECPYHHARVCFEMIERLAEHNVSVQMRG; from the coding sequence ATGGCGAATCTCGTAGATGGCGGCTTTGATCATGGCTTGCGCGAAATTTGGCAAGCCCAGTTTCGCGATGAAGTGTTGGGCAATATTTTGCCTTTTTGGGCAAACCACACGCTTGATCATGAGCACGGTGGCTTTTATGGCGGCTTAACCAACGATCTGACAATCCATAATGAGTTTCCTCGCTCAGCCGTATTATGTGGCCGGATTCTCTGGACGTTTGCCTGTGCCTATCGCATGCTTGGCGATCCCCGCGATTTGGCGGTGGCTGAGTATGCCTATGCCTACCTCAAACAGGCTTTTTGGGATCAAACATACGGCGGATTGTATTGGTCGATCGATGCCAACGGCCAGCCTTTGGCCGACCATAAACAAACCTATGCTCAATCGTTCGCCATCTACGGGTTGGCTGAATATGTCCGAGCTACAGGTGATCAGAGCGCCTTAGAATTGGCGCAAACCCTGTTTCACTTGATCGAAAATCATGCCTTTGATGCGGTTTATGGTGGCTATATTGAGGGCTGTGATCGGGTTTGGCAACCCTTGGGCGATAGCCGGCTGAGCAAGCTTGAGCCAGAAGCTCGCAAAACCATGAACACTATGTTGCATATGATGGAAGCCTATGCCAACTTGGTGCGGGTTTGGGATGTGGCTGATGTGCGCCAGCAATTGGCTAGCCTGATCGAGGCCTGCTGCGAACATATCATCGATCCGGTTCAAGGTCGTTTTCATCTCTTTTTCGATGACCAATGGAACCACCACGAACATGGCATTTCCTATGGCCACGATATTGAAGGCAGTTGGTTGTTGATGGAAGCCGCCCATGTGCTGGGCGATGCTCGGTTGATTGCCAAGACCGAAACTTTAGCCCTTGGCATGGCCGATGCGGTCTATCGCAATGGTCGCCACGCCGATGGCAGCATTATTCACGAACGCGCTCCCGATGGCTCAATTAATTTAGAACGCCATTGGTGGCCCCAAGCTGAAGCCGTTGTTGGCTTCTACAACGCCTATCAGGCTACTGGCAAACCTGAGTTTGCTCAAGCCGCCTATGATAGTTGGAGTTTTATTCAACGCTATTTTATCGACCACGATCATGGTGATTGGTTCAAAATTCTTGACGCTCAAAACCAGCCGTTGGGAGCGATTCCAAAAGTTGGCCCATGGGAATGCCCGTATCACCATGCCCGCGTTTGTTTTGAAATGATCGAACGTTTAGCTGAACACAATGTGAGTGTTCAGATGCGAGGGTAA